The genomic window CAGCCGAGGCGGTGGCTCCGGCCCAGCTGAGCGGGAACCGCAGACCCGCCACCGTGGGGAGGCCTGGAGGTTGGCGGCTGGCCAGACCCAGGAGGGGCGTGCAGGGCGGGGAGGCTGCCTTGAGGCCAGGCATCCGGGGACCCTGCCAGGGAGCTGGCCAGCCCCCCTGAACCTCAGTCCCCCCGTCTGTCAGAGAAACCCACCCGCCGCAGGGCTGTTCAGGGTGAAGGGGGGATGTGGCCCGTGAGGTCCCACTCACGGGGCGGGGGCTGGGTGGGGTGCCTCCTCTTCTCTGCCGGCTTCCTGTGCCCGGACCCCACCCAGCTGCTGTCCCCTGCCCGGTCCAGGCCCCAGGCTGGCAAGGGCTTAGACCCGACCCATGGAGAACGCCATGGGTCAGCGGGGGAAGGACCAGGGAAGGAgcgaggaggagggagagaccgCGGCCGTGGGGACCCCTGTGTACCACCACCTGGCAGCCGGCCCGCCACAGGGGAGGGGCTGATCCTTGGCTCATTCGGGAAGGTCACTCCCACAACCACAAGCCCCTTCTGTCAAAGACACAGCCACCTTCACACCTACCTCCACCTCTCCACCCTCCCACTATCTAACCACCCACCCACCTCCGTCCCGCCCTCCAACCGGCCGTCCGGCCATACACTCACCGTCCACCCCCCTCCGCCCAGCTGACAGGTGTCCGCAGCACCCCCTGCGACAGGTGTCATTTGCTGCGTGGGACGGAGTGGCGATCAAAGCAGACCTGTGCTTGGGCAGCCTGTGCTGTTGTAGTCAGATACACGATGGACCTTAAACCGCGACCGTGTAAGCGCCATACGTGGTGCCACTTGGGTCTACTCTGGGGTCATCAGGGAGGGCTTCCGGCCCAGAACGTGCCTGGTCTCCGCTATAACCTGCTCAGTGGAAGTGTCTGTCGACCCGGTGCCATCGCCCAGGGCGGGATACAGGAAGGTCTGCCTTCAGGGGCGTGCTAAAGAGGCCCCACCCTGGCACACTCCTGAGGGTGCGTGCTCCTGGAGGTGAAGGTCAGACACAGAGCAGGGGTCTCTCTGGATGCCCTCTGCCCTCTAGTGGGGCCAGTTCTACGCAGGCGCCGGGGGCACCCTACTCGCCCCCTGCAGGGAGCCCCATGGGGGTCTCGAAGGGGGGAGGCCGAGGAGGGGCTCGCTGCTCCTGGCGGCGGGTAGGGCAGTGCCCACGTGCTCAGACCGGGGTCTCTGTTCCCGAAGTGTCCTTACACCCACTGGGGGTCGCACGTGGGGCCCTTGTCCACACACCCCCAGGGGCGGGAAGCCCATCTCCCTCTCCCGCCCGGACTGGGGCATCTGTGTGGTCCTCCTCCGTTCTGGGGGCGGAGGTGGGTCTGCAGAGTCACCCGGCAGGggtctgggagggaggaggagggcccGTGTCCCCGAACGACGTCGTGCCACCCACCACGCCATGCGAAGCCACACGCGCACGCCCAGGACGGGTGCTCAGAGGGCGGTCCCGGACCCATGGGGCCAATGGGGCCCCCGGGtgcctccccacccaccccaaggcACGGTTGTTCACACTGCTGGATCCCAACACAGCACCTTTGTTTCATGCTGAGAGCaaggaggcagagctgggcagtgaggcagggcctggctgggggaggggcaactTCCTCCTTCAACAGGTCCCCGGAAGGGGAAGGGCTGACCGGTCTGACGGAAGAGACAGAGCCTCAGGATGGAGAGTGGAGGCGAGGCCGGGGACAGAGCCGGAGGGAGGCTGGGActcgcacacacgcacacgcggcTTGCAGGAGGGGACCAGGCGGAGGGGGGCCGGGGGCCTGCAGCCACtccagggaggggccagggcgggggggagggatgTGCACACGTGTGCGTGCGGGGGGTGTAAGTGGTATACGCCCATGCGTGTGCCccgcgtgtctgtgtgtgtgcacgtggttATCACCTGTAACGGGCcagaggcaggaaacacaggggaTGCTGGGAAACGCCCCCggagtgaggggagggggtggcctgGGACAGGGGGACGTGGGTGGGGAGGCGACCAAGGAGCCGTGAGACCCCCAGCTCGGGCTCAGGCTGAACCCTTGGGATTGCTGCGACCCCACACTTGGGCCCCGAGTGCGGGCCGTGCTCCCCGCAGGACTCCCGCAGGGCTCCCGCAGGGCTTTGAGGCCCAGGGGCAGATCCCGCCCTGGGTGCAGGCCCCCACCCCGGCCGAGGTTCCCTGTCAAGTCTGGGAAGACGACGTTGTTATCCGAGAGGCCCTGAGCTCTGACCAGGCAGACGAACTTGCCCAGCACCTGGGCGTGGACGGCGCGTGTTCTGCCTGGGGCCCAAGCAACGCAGCGTGGCCCTCAGCCGCGGGGCGTGGGGGGTGAGTGGAGGGGGACTGCGGGCCCAGGCCCTCCCGTCTGACCCTGCCCGCGGCCCCAGGGCGAGGGGCTCACACAGAAGGCTGGCCCTGAGGACCCTCTGGCCGCCGGAGCGTCTCCTGCCGAGCAGGAGGGCGAAGGACGCGTAGTCCGCGTCGTGCGCCTGGACCTCCTCGGCGTCCGCCCCGGCCACTGGGGGCGGTACGGCCACAGGCAGGGTCCTCTCCCACCAGGCCTGTGATCTCTCTCATCAGCGTGGCCCGCCCATTCGCGGCGTCTGTCCAGCCCACCTGCTGGCCACTCCTCAGCCTGGAACGGGACCCGAAATGCACCTGATAGGCAAGCCCGAGAGAGAGGGCATTTTCTGGGCCGTGATGTCCCCTGTGGGAGTGCTGGGTGGGCCGGCGCCCTGCCAGCAGCCCTGCATTTGGACCTGTACTTGACCCCTGAGCTCGTCCTGAGCCACCGCCTCCCGTCCTTGGCCTGGGGCAGCCTGTCCCGAGCAGGAGCCCCAGCCAGGCCACTGAGAGAGCCCAAGGCCCAGGGCTTCAGGCCTTGGCTCTGTCCCAGGGCCCCTCTCCTCTGGGAAGGGCCTGGCCCTTGCTGGGGCCCTTCCTCCCCCGGGAGTGTTTCCCGTTGCCGGCTGGACGGCCGCCGAGGCCTCTCCAGGTCAGCTGCAGGCCCCgggcggggaaggggcgggggtcTGGGCAGCTGAGCCCCCACGCCTTGACCTCCCCGGGCCTGGCCGGTTAGCACAACTCACCTGCTTCCAGACTCTGGCCACAGCGAGAGAAGTTGCAGACAACAAGGTGGTTTTCCTGGAACTTCCCAAAGGGCCCATCACGCTCCAACAGAAGCTGGGGCGGCAGCTCCCCCAAGACCTGGCCTCCACCTTCCACCCTACAGGCCCCGACCCGACCCCGCTGACCTAAACCCACCCGAGATCGTGCCTAAAACCCGCCCCTCTGCACCCCGCCCCCGGCTGGGCACGCCCTGCCCCCCCCAGGTGGTGCCCTCCCACTGGGCGCTCTGGGGAGATCTTGGGGGGCAGCAGCGGCCCCTCCACAAGTACGCCCACCCCTGCGACCACCTGGCCTTCCCTGGTCAGCACAGGCCACGGCACAAAGCGCCTGCAGCAGCGGAGGCCAGGCGGggtccccaccccgccccaggccTGAGTGCCGCCCTAGGCCCAGGGATTCCACCTCCAGGCGCTGCTCATCTCCCTGGTGTGGAGCCAGCAAAGCAGGAGCAgtgctgggtgacctcaggcagCGTGGGGTGACCCCCCCCGAAGGCCCCCCACGCGCTGGTGGGGCTGGAAGTCCCCTCTGCAGTGAGGGAAGTCTGGCCCCATCCCCACGTTCAGGGGCCTGGCCCACCTGTCCGCCGGAGCTCCTGTGTggacagggagggcaggggcccagCAAGGAGGGCCAAGCACAGGGAATTCCcgggtggcctagtggttaggattcggggctttcactgccgtggccccggttcaatccctggactgGGAactcccgcaagccacgtggcaagaaaaaaaaagagagacagagagagagaagggctaAGCACAGAGCACCTGGGGGTCCCGTGACGGGGTCAGTGATGTACCTGCTGTGGGACCACGGAGCCGGGGGCCTGGGACATGGCAGCCTCACGTCCGGGCGAGGCCAGTGCGCTCCCGGTCAGTGCTCCTTGGGCGTGAGCGGCCCCTCCACGTTCCCCGACTAAGATTGCCAGTTAGAGGGTAGTTTCCATAGATTTTtcaaggtttttctttcttttacgaTATTAAAAACCATCTCTCATAATTAAAAGGCcaaaacaaattataattaataaatacctTTACATAAAAACGATTcacctggggcttctctggtggctcagtggttaagaatccacctgccaatgcaggggacacgggttcgagccctggtccgggaagatcccacatgccgcggagcagctaagcctgtgcgccacaactactgagcccgcgtgccacaactactgaaccgcgtgccgcaactaatgaagcccacgcgcctggagcccgtgctccacaagagaagccgccgcagtgagaagcccacacgacaaggaagagcagcccctgctcgcggcaactagagaaagcccgcgtgcagcaatgaagacccaatgcagctaaaaatcaaaacaaatgaataaataaatttaaaacaaaaaacgaTTCATCTACAGCTACAATTCTTTCACccagtttttgaaaatttaattagaGCTTGTTAAACATTTTAGCCAAAGCAAAATGTATCGCAACGGTAGCCCTCCATTCCCCACCGCCCCCTCCCGTGTAAGGagccagctgggggtggggctggcctGCTCTGTGGCCTCAGCTCTTTGATCCCTTGAGAGGTCCTGGCATGGTCCCTGGGATGCTCAGCTCTGCTGGAAGGACCCTTTCTTCCCCAGAAGCCCTGAGAGGGGGCCTCTAAGGAGCCTGGCCTGCCCACACCCCAGAGCAGAGGCCCTCCTTTCTGTCTGGGGGACGCGGCGCCAGGCGTGCAGTGGTCTCTCTGGCACCCTGCCAGCTCTGAGCTGCGGCCCATGTGACACAGGTGCCCGTGTGGCCTCCAGCTCTGCTCTTTGGGGCCTTTGtcttcccctcttcccaccaGCGCCTTCTGCCCCTCTGGGAGGCCGGCGCCGAGGGACACGGCCCAGACTGGGGTGCTGGGCACGTCCCTGCCCGCGGTGGACGCCGAGCCCTCCAGGGCTGCGGGCTCCTGCCAGCAACCgccaccccaggcctcctggtCTGGACCGGGCCAGCGGGTGAGGAGGGCAGGTGGGCATTCAGAGGTGGGGCCAGGGGCCTCTGACCCTGCTCTCCAGGGACCGGGCAGGGGCCCCTCTTGTTCTGTGGCCTGCAGCACACCCACGGAGGCCTGGTCCTCCCCGCAGCCCAGGGAAAGAGGCTGCTGGGGGGGCGTGAaatggggctggggtgggggtccAGCTCCCAGGTGCCCCCTCAGCCTTGCCATCGCCAGGGGATGGAGAGCACTGGACCTCAAGCTCCCAGGGGCAGGAACCTGCCACCTGTGTGCCCAGAGCCGGGCATGCAGTGGGCGTTTCAGAAATGCTCATCAGACAGACCCTAGGGCTCCCCAGACAGGGCGGCTTGGGCCCTTTTCCCAGGCCCGGCTTTGGCCAAGCCGGTGACCAGCTCCCTGACCCTCCAGCCGGTGACCAGCTCCCTGACCCTCCAGCCGGTCcggcccaggcctggggctggcaTTTGCCCTGAAACTCTCCCCAAGCCACCTTGGGGGAGGCCGGCCCTCCCCCTGATTGCGGGAGGGGCTCAGTGCGAGGGGGACAGGCACACACAATGGGCTGCCGGGCAGCGTGTGCCAGGCACAGGCGTCCACAACGTCCCGGGACAGCGCCGACCGGACGTGGCTCTCGCCCAGCAGGGGCGGGTGCGGGCTGAGGGAGGGAGCGGGGTGGGCGCCCTGGGACCCAACAGGGCACTGGGCGGGCGTGCGGACGTGCGTGGGGGGCCGCACCCTCCCACGTCCCCGGCGCTGTGGGAATTGGCCGATGTCCTCAGCTGTTTAACAGGACGGGTCTGGACAGGCGAGCTCTCGTGGGCAGGGGCCGGAGCTGAGCCCACGTGGACCCCGGCACCGTGGGCGGGAGCACGTCCTTCCCTGCCGCCCCCAGCAGCTGTCCCTGCCGGTGGGAGCCCCGGGCAGACCTTGGGTGGACGCACGGAAGGACAGCTGGATCCCAGAGTGATTTGCTCTGTACTCGCACCCTTTGGTCTCGGTTTCTCGGGCATCAGATGTTTGCAACCGCGGATTTTCTTTTTGGCGTTTCTTCCACTGTCGGGGACCCTTGGCGAGGGATGGGCGGGTTGGCCGGGACATTGGTGTGTGGAAGGGACGCGCAGTCTGCGGGGGGGGGTGGCCCTGTCCCGGCACTCGACCCCCTCCCAACAGTCCACAGTCACTCGGAGGGGCCCCTCCAGGCAGCGGCTGGGGGGCGAGGACATCGTTTCCAGTCCCCGCCTGCCTCTCCCTGGGCCTCGGAGCTCCCACGTTCCAGAAAGTTCTTCTCTACAGGCCAGAGGTCACCTCATGGGCCCTCATGGCTGGTAACCTTGGGCTGACACTGGGTGTGTCAGTCTGTCCAGGGGTCCCTCCCTGTGCACCCAGGGCCCCCGTGCTCACCCCAATACTGGCAGGCCTGCTCCCCCCAGATCGGGGTACAGACCCCCAGCTCTCTTTGTGCCTCCTGGCCGCTCACCCACGTGATCTCCCCTCAGGGGCACCCGATTCCCAATGCCAGGAGTGAACTCAGCGCCGGGGTGGTCAGTCCCGATCACGGGCCAGTCTTGTGCCCTGTCTGGCCCTGCCAGCCCCTGGGGTGGCTGTGAGGGACAGCTCAGCCTCCCATCCCCCTAAGACAGATGCCAGCTCACCCCAGACCCAGGCACGACCCAGGAACTGGAATGGAGCCTCCCTGCCCGCCCCCTTGAAACTGCCTACCCTCCCCAAGGGCCTGTCCTGCCTTGGCCACAGGGCCCCCTGGGACTCTgggcccctgcctcccaggaggGCGCTCAGTGGTCAGCAGGCGACAAAAAGGACCTGAGGGGCGGGTTCTGCATCCCTCTAGAAAAGGCCAACGTGCCTGGACAAGGGGAGCTCAGGTCCTGGGCCCAGCCGGGGCAGGCCCAGCGAGGCCAGCAGGGCAGGCTTGCACAGAGTCAGGGAGCAGGAAAGACGAGGGCAACCACAGCACGATGGCCAGAGGAGGGGACACTGGGCTCGGGGAGTCTGGGCACGCTAGGCCTTGAGAAGgagccactccccacccccacctccctggggAGGGCTCTTCACCAGGAGACAAGCCGATGCCCTCCTGGCCCACCCGGGAAGCAGTCCCGCGTGTCCGTGAGATCACGGGTGGGCAGAGACCCCGGCTGGGTCCAGCgtggaaaggaagaagtcagGGGCTGAGACTGACAGCGTTTAATGAAGGCAGCGCCCCGAGCTCCTGGGGGTGAGGTGCGGCTTCGGGGGCGGACGGGAGAGAGTCCCCCACTCAGCAAGGGGGGTGGCGGGTGCCGCCTCCTCCAGGGCTTTGGCTGCTTCTCGGTGCAAGGCTGCCGCCGGCCTCACCTCCTCACTTCTGCAGCACAGACGAGACTCAACCAGGAGGGAGCCGCGGGCTGCCAGCCCCCTGCCACACCGCCCCGCCGGCGCTGCCCGCTCACCGTCCAGGACGTGAAACTGGTCCGCGGCCTCGCAGAAAcctgggggccggggccggggtcAGGGGTGGCAGGGCCGGGGCGTGGGGGAGGGCGAGGTGGACCGCGGGGAGACGCGGGGACACTCACCATACTTGGGGAAGAACAGGGTATGGTCCTCGGTCAGGTTGGCACCCTGGACCCGCTGCTCAAACACACTCAGGAATGATTCGCTCACGGGGAGCGAGCGGGCTGCGTGCGGGACACACGGGGCTCCTGGGCGCCCGCTGGGTGGGTGCGGGCTGGGCGGGCAGGGCGCTCTGGGAGCTGGGCTGTGTGCCAGGGTCTGCGATCtgacccctgcccccacccccccggtctcctctctgtccccacccctggGCCTAAAGGCAAgggcaggggaaagggaggggagggcccaCGTGCCCATCCGGGCCCACCAGACGGCCCTGCGGGTGTGCAGACCCGGTCCCGCGGGGACGTACCGTACAGCTTCACCGACAGCTGCCGCGCCCGCTCCAGGTACAGGATGGCGAAGCCGCGGTAGTCCGTCTCCCCGACGACCACGTCCACCGCCCCTCGGGCGCCTCGGGCTGGGCGGAGCCAGGTCGGAGGTCAgcctcacccccagccctgcaccctTGTCCCAGTGGCCCGCGCCTCACCTTGGAGCAGGAAGCGACCTGGGAGCCCCGTGTCACGGTAGAGCTGCCGCACCTGCCAGCAGATCCCatccctgggggttggggggggaggaGGCACAGCAGGCTTGGGGACCCCAAACTGGGTGGGGCCTCCGGGGACACTGGTCGCAGGGCCGCAGGCGGCAGCAGGGGTagggttgggggctggggtgggagtcgggaggctgggtgggggcggggctccGTGCCGGGACTCACAGCTTTCGGAAGGTGCTGACAGCCATGGCTGCACCCTGAGGGGTCACATGCAGTGTGGTGGCCTCAGCCCGGTGGCCCTGCTCCTGCAGGGAGCGGCACGAAGAGGCCACGGCCACAAGGAACCAGGTCCCTGAAAACTGGGAACAGGCCTCGTGAGGGCATGCGGGGACGGGGGCTGCAAAGCTGGGCGAGCCCCCGCTCCAGCCCCTGCAAGTGTACCTGCTGAGCGTCGAAGTTGGCCTTGGGCTGGACGGTGCTGATGGGGGACGGGGGCCGAGGGGGTCTCTGAGCCCTCTGACCCAAGGAGCCGACGGCCAGGAGCAGAGTCAAGAGGGATGCCGTCCTGGGGGTCAGCATGGTGACAGCAGCGGCAGTGACAGGCCTGGGGGAGGCGCAGGGCAGGACGGTCAAGTCCCGGGTCGGAGTCCACTGTCCAGTGCTGCCCAGCCGTCCGGCCCAGGAAGTCCATGTCCATCCTCCCACCTCCCCGGCCCTGGGCCAAGCAAATGGACcgccccacccccgacccccggccctggcccctgccccagcctcctcaCGAACTCAGCCTCACCCTGGACATCTGACCTCGACCCTGCACTTCCCGGCAGGGCCCTGTCGCCATGTCCTGTGTACAAAGTCCGAGCTGACCTCTGGCTTCTGGCCCACAAGCGCCCACGTGACTTCCAGTGTGGCTGGTGCTCATCCCTTTGCACATTCATCTCCCTTAAGCCGCCAAGAGCTCTTCGAGGTATGGACTAGTCTTATCCCCACAGCGAAGAACACTTGTGCCCGACACTGGGAAGCGC from Physeter macrocephalus isolate SW-GA unplaced genomic scaffold, ASM283717v5 random_1448, whole genome shotgun sequence includes these protein-coding regions:
- the C8G gene encoding complement component C8 gamma chain isoform X3, with amino-acid sequence MCKGMSTSHTGSHVGACGPEARGQLGLCTQDMATGPCREVQGRGQMSRACHCRCCHHADPQDGIPLDSAPGRRLLGSEGSETPSAPVPHQHRPAQGQLRRSAGTWFLVAVASSCRSLQEQGHRAEATTLHVTPQGAAMAVSTFRKLDGICWQVRQLYRDTGLPGRFLLQARGARGAVDVVVGETDYRGFAILYLERARQLSVKLYARSLPVSESFLSVFEQRVQGANLTEDHTLFFPKYGFCEAADQFHVLDGERAAPAGRCGRGLAARGSLLVESRLCCRSEEVRPAAALHREAAKALEEAAPATPLAEWGTLSRPPPKPHLTPRSSGRCLH
- the C8G gene encoding complement component C8 gamma chain isoform X5, whose protein sequence is MLTPRTASLLTLLLAVGSLGQRAQRPPRPPSPISTVQPKANFDAQQFSGTWFLVAVASSCRSLQEQGHRAEATTLHVTPQGAAMAVSTFRKLDGICWQVRQLYRDTGLPGRFLLQARGARGAVDVVVGETDYRGFAILYLERARQLSVKLYARSLPVSESFLSVFEQRVQGANLTEDHTLFFPKYGFCEAADQFHVLDGERAAPAGRCGRGLAARGSLLVESRLCCRSEEVRPAAALHREAAKALEEAAPATPLAEWGTLSRPPPKPHLTPRSSGRCLH
- the C8G gene encoding complement component C8 gamma chain isoform X1 — its product is MCKGMSTSHTGSHVGACGPEARGQLGLCTQDMATGPCREVQGRGQMSRACHCRCCHHADPQDGIPLDSAPGRRLLGSEGSETPSAPVPHQHRPAQGQLRRSAGTWFLVAVASSCRSLQEQGHRAEATTLHVTPQGAAMAVSTFRKLPRRPRGGGRGRRGDGLPRLRHPVPGAGAAAVGEAVRYVPAGPGLHTRRAVWWARMGTWALPSLSPALAFRPRGGDREETGGVGAGVRSQTLAHSPAPRAPCPPSPHPPSGRPGAPCVPHAARSLPVSESFLSVFEQRVQGANLTEDHTLFFPKYGFCEAADQFHVLDGERAAPAGRCGRGLAARGSLLVESRLCCRSEEVRPAAALHREAAKALEEAAPATPLAEWGTLSRPPPKPHLTPRSSGRCLH
- the C8G gene encoding complement component C8 gamma chain isoform X2 — its product is MCKGMSTSHTGSHVGACGPEARGQLGLCTQDMATGPCREVQGRGQMSRACHCRCCHHADPQDGIPLDSAPGRRLLGSEGSETPSAPVPHQHRPAQGQLRRSAGTWFLVAVASSCRSLQEQGHRAEATTLHVTPQGAAMAVSTFRKLPRRPRGGGRGRRGDGLPRLRHPVPGAGAAAVGEAVRPAPRAPCPPSPHPPSGRPGAPCVPHAARSLPVSESFLSVFEQRVQGANLTEDHTLFFPKYGFCEAADQFHVLDGERAAPAGRCGRGLAARGSLLVESRLCCRSEEVRPAAALHREAAKALEEAAPATPLAEWGTLSRPPPKPHLTPRSSGRCLH
- the C8G gene encoding complement component C8 gamma chain isoform X4, with amino-acid sequence MCKGMSTSHTGSHVGACGPEARGQLGLCTQDMATGPCREVQGRGQMSRACHCRCCHHADPQDGIPLDSAPGRRLLGSEGSETPSAPVPHQHRPAQGQLRRSAGTWFLVAVASSCRSLQEQGHRAEATTLHVTPQGAAMAVSTFRKLPRRPRGGGRGRRGDGLPRLRHPVPGAGAAAVGEAVRYVPAGPGLHTRRAVWWARMGTWALPSLSPALAFRPRGGDREETGGVGAGVRSQTLAHSPAPRAPCPPSPHPPSGRPGAPCVPHAARSLPVSESFLSVFEQRVQGANLTEDHTLFFPKYGFCEAADQFHVLDEVRR